A window of the Chryseobacterium arthrosphaerae genome harbors these coding sequences:
- a CDS encoding helix-turn-helix domain-containing protein produces the protein MNDFLIGIGKRLKDIRKKNNLTINELAFKANVSNGLVSRIENGRTIPSLPVLLDLIQSLEIDASYFFEGVEKKSNAKFIYVPRESQQIIEKEVEAEGFKYMHIFSKSLHSLGFEAVLLTLEPNSKREKVITDAWEFKYILKGEVKYIIDNEEIILKEGDSLYFNGKFPHVPVSISDQSCVMLVLYFYTA, from the coding sequence ATGAATGACTTTTTAATAGGTATCGGCAAGAGATTAAAGGATATTAGAAAAAAGAACAATTTAACCATTAATGAACTGGCTTTCAAAGCCAATGTGAGCAACGGCCTTGTTTCCAGGATTGAAAACGGAAGAACCATTCCATCGCTTCCTGTTTTACTGGACCTGATTCAGTCGCTTGAGATAGATGCCAGCTATTTCTTTGAAGGTGTAGAGAAAAAGTCTAATGCGAAATTCATTTATGTTCCCAGAGAAAGCCAGCAGATCATTGAAAAAGAGGTTGAGGCTGAAGGGTTTAAATATATGCACATTTTCAGCAAAAGTCTTCACTCTTTAGGTTTTGAAGCTGTTTTGCTGACTCTTGAGCCCAATTCTAAAAGGGAAAAGGTAATCACAGATGCCTGGGAGTTCAAATATATTTTAAAAGGCGAAGTCAAGTATATCATAGATAATGAAGAGATAATTCTGAAAGAAGGTGATTCTTTATATTTTAACGGTAAGTTTCCACACGTGCCGGTAAGCATCAGTGATCAAAGCTGTGTGATGCTGGTGCTGTACTTTTATACTGCATAA